A genomic window from Zalophus californianus isolate mZalCal1 chromosome 13, mZalCal1.pri.v2, whole genome shotgun sequence includes:
- the LOC113934615 gene encoding skin secretory protein xP2-like codes for MAETAPGPAHFVRDPQTKMFTCCLPRSRGCRRKKAHPANAVPPRCRVRAPHCLWPFGQKDHKTTDEIGRRLADIRSISGTWGVTPQGSPGAGAGDCGGRPPTPTRPLSLVVIDWIVLQEPDATEVEPEAEKPGAGCLWVCGDGSGLTHREEPPEAGVGPGAKTGLQSRRPGEGSVLAAASLGGPGLGSVLQRPTESMHGVSFSPLTAAPPPKELELAPTPSAALQGGVVPAETSAGDQEPAGDLAPAHGEPDADQEGPAGEPVPGEPAPVPATVPAGAGAPVPAPNCGSAPSPDPAPAPPPAPTGLPEPQPEPISLRGEPLVQLPLVPSADPNIPPYCFMPSPYFLSLGTN; via the exons ATGGCAG AGACAGCCCCCGGCCCAGCTCATTTCGTTAGAGATCCTCAAACGAAGATGTTCACATGCTGCCTTCCGAGGTCCAGAGGCTGTAGGCGGAAGAAAGCACACCCTGCGAACGCTGTCCCCCCACGATGTCGTGTCAGGGCTCCCCACTGCCTCTGGCCGTTTGGTCAGAAAGATCACAAG ACCACGGATGAAATCGGGAGGAGACTGGCGGACATCCGTTCCATTTCCGGGACCTGGGGCGTGACCCCACAGGGGTCCCCAggagcaggtgctggggattgCGGGGGAAGGCCTCCGACACCAACCAGACCACTGTCCCTGGTGGTCATTGACTGGATTGTGCTGCAGGAGCCGGACGCCACGGAGGTCGAGCCCGAGGCTGAGAAGCCTGGTGCTGGGTGCCTGTGGGTGTGTGGGGACGGGTCGGGGCTGACTCACAGGGAGGAGcccccagaggctggtgtggggccaggagcaaAGACTGGACTGCAGTCGAGACGTCCCGGGGAGGGCTCCGTCCTGGCTGCGGcttctctgggaggccctgggctgggctctgtcttGCAAAGGCCCACGGAGAGCATGCACGGGGTGAGCTTTTCTCCTCTCACCGCTGCTCCACCACCTAAGGAGCTAGAGTTGGCTCCAACTCCATCAGCAGCTCTGCAGGGAGGGGTGGTGCCTGCAGAGACGTCAGCAGGAGACCAGGAGCCAGCAGGTGACCTGGCACCTGCCCACGGAGAGCCTGACGCCGACCAGGAAGGGCCTGCTGGAGAGCCTGTGCCCGGAGAGCCTGCCCCTGTTCCTGCCACTGTTCCTGCCGGAGCCGGTGCCCCTGTGCCTGCCCCGAACTGtggctctgctccttccccagacccggctcctgcccctcctcctgctcctacAGGGCTCCCAGAACCACAGCCAGAACCCATATCCTTGCGGGGAGAGCCCCTTGTACAATTACCCTTAGTTCCATCAGCTGACCCCAACATCCCGCCATATTGTTTCATGCCAtccccttattttctttctctcggTACAAATTAA